In a genomic window of Strix aluco isolate bStrAlu1 chromosome 3, bStrAlu1.hap1, whole genome shotgun sequence:
- the FBXO28 gene encoding F-box only protein 28, with the protein MAAPEERLLSDGEGGALGSARLSPPPVSESPEALAPLEPPPQSNTLMGLPIVAIESILSFLSYDETSQLRLVCKRMDLVCQRMLNQGFLKVERYHSLCQKQVKAQLPRRESERRNHSLARHADILAAVETRLSLLNMTFMKYVDSNLCCFIPGKVIDEIYRVLRYVNSTRAPQRAHEVLQELRDISSMAMEYFDEKIVPILKRKMPGSDVSGRLIGTAPVPGPSAALTTMQLFSKQNPSRQEVTKLQQQVKANGTGLTALKREISELRIKVQEQQKQLQDQDQKLLEQTQIIGEQNARLAELERKLREVMESTVGNSSGSGSNEQSPRKRRKAVESTDCPRKSKRLRNRK; encoded by the exons ATGGCGGCGCCGGAGGAGCGGCTCCTGTCGGACGGGGAAGGCGGCGCCCTGGGCTCGGCGCGGCTCTCCCCGCCCCCGGTCTCGGAGTCTCCCGAGGCTCTGGCGCCCTTGGAGCCGCCGCCTCAGAGCAACACGCTCATGGGGCTGCCCATCGTGGCGATCGAGAGCATCCTCAGCTTCCTGTCCTACGATGAGACGAGCCAGCTCCGCCTG gttTGTAAGCGCATGGACTTGGTTTGCCAGCGAATGTTAAATCAGGGATTTCTGAAAGTGGAAAGATACCACAGCTTATGTCAAAAGCAAGTTAAAGCTCAGCTTCCAAG ACGGGAGTCAGAAAGAAGAAACCATTCATTAGCTCGTCATGCAGACATCCTTGCTGCTGTAGAAACGAGACTCTCTCTGTTAAATATGACTTTCATGAAGTATGTGGATTCCAATCTCTGTTGCTTCATACCTGGAAAG GTAATAGATGAAATTTATCGTGTGCTAAGGTATGTAAACTCTACAAGAGCTCCTCAGAGAGCTCATGAAGTTCTTCAAGAACTAAGGGACATTTCCTCCATGGCTATGGAATATTTTGATGAGAAGATTGTTCcaatactgaaaagaaagatgCCTGGGTCAGATGTATCGGGACGTCTGATAGGAACTGCCCCAG TTCCAGGGCCTTCTGCAGCACTGACAACAATGCAGCTGTTCTCCAAGCAGAACCCTTCAAGACAGGAAGTCACCAAACTCCAGCAGCAAGTAAAAGCGAATGGCACGGGCTTGACAGCGCTGAAGCGGGAAATCTCAGAGCTTCGCATCAAAGTGCAAGAGCAACAGAAACAACTCCAAGATCAAGATCAGAAACTGCTTGAGCAAACCCAAATCATAGGTGAACAGAATGCCCGATTGGCCGAGCTTGAACGCAAGCTGCGAGAGGTGATGGAGAGTACAGTAGGAAATTCTTCAGGTTCTGGCTCAAATGAACAATCTCCTAGAAAACGGAGGAAGGCGGTTGAATCCACAGACTGTCCTAGGAAATCTAAACGCCTTCGAAACAGAAAATAA